AGCCGCATCACGTCCACGGCCGCGATTTGTGCTTCGGGCTGCGTGATCTTGCCTTGGAGGAGTTCGGCCCGTTCGCCGGCAACGTTCTGAGCCACTGGGGCATCACCCAGACGAGCGAATTTGGTGAGATGGTGTACCTCTTGGTCGCGTACGACGTTCTGGCCGTGAGTGACGACGACCGGCCGGAGGATTTTCGGGACGTATACGCGTTCGCCGATGCGTTCGGCTAGCACCCAGGCCACGTAGCGGCGAGGTCGCCAGTATTCATAATCGTGATCACGGCTCGTCCCACTTCACTGCGGGGCGAGCTTGGCGCGTTCGGCGTCGGTAATGTCGTCTTCGTAGACCGCGCGGAACGTGCCGTCGCCGTTGTCGATGAGCCCGACGATCCGCGGCTCGTTGGAGACGGCGGTGATGCGGACCCCCTCGGCAGTGACCTCATAGCGCAGGCCGGTGTACGCCGAGATGGCTTCGAGTGCGGCCCGGGTGGAGACGTTCGGTGCGGTGAGCCGAACACGACGCTTCTCCGGCGGCAGTCTGTCGATCAGGCCCGGTGCCAAGTCGAACGGCACCGCGCTGCGTCGGCTCAGGTCCAGCAATACCTGTTGAAGATCACTGCCGTCGTACCGCACGTCGATGGGCGTGTCGAGAAGCCAGTTGACGTGGTCGCGGTCGCCGACGACGACGATGGTCTTTCCCCAGGGGTACCAAGTCGCATCGGATTGTTCGGCCGCGGCTTCGAGGGCGTCAAGCATCGACATCTCCCGCGAAATGCTCACCGGCTGCTCTCGGAGCAGGTCGTCGGCGAGACGGATCTCGACGTGAAACCCGGTCGCCTCCCGGCCGGGCAGCCGACGCGTGTCCTGGTCGAGCAGTGCCAGGTCGAGTTGCGTGAGCAGGTCCACGAGCGTGAGTTGGCGGAGATCGCCCTCGAAAGGTGATGTGGCCAAGTGCTGGATCAGGGCCAATTCTCCCGGTGCAGCCCGACGGCCCAAGCGGATCAGGGCAGGCTCGGGCAGCAGTTGGAGAAATCCGTCGGCGTGCCGATCGACGACCAGCGCGAGCCGACCCGACAGCGCGTCGAGCACTTGGCTCAGCGGGACATTCTCCGATCGGAGCGTGATGGGGGTGAGCCGGCCGTAGGGCAGGCGGTCGTATGTCGACACGGGGACACGAATCGGTATGCCGGCGGCGTCTTCGATGGCCGCGATGGCTTCCTCGAGCGGTGCGGCGGTGAGGTTCAGCGACAACTGCCGGTCGAGTGAGGCTTGCACCGAAACGCCGGGCGCCCCGACTTGCGGCCTTGCCGGGGTGAGCGCCGTGACCGGTTGGGGCACGGCGATCAACGCCAGGGTGATCAAGGCGGCTCGCATGGGGTCCGTTTTACTGATCGACGGGGCGATCTTCCACTGGCGCCTCGGCCGGGCCGATGAAAACCTCCGAGCCGGTCGCGCGTTCCTGTGACGTAATTACCGGGAGATCCCACATCACATCCGCCAGGTCGGGCGGCTGGACCAACTCGACCTCGAGCTTGCTCGCACCGGTGACAACGTCGTTGCCGGGCGTTGGGGTATCAGGCACTTCGACGAGAAGCACGGGTTCCTGGGTGTTGACGTTCGGGGTCGCCGGGTCCGGCTCGTTGCCGGCGATCGGGGCGACACCGCCGGGGTTGTCTGCCGGACCGGTCGGCCACACGCCGTAGATCGCCAGCACCACCGCCGCGGCGGCCGCCAAACCCAGCACCGGCTTCACCCACGTATTGGCCCAGAAGGACTGACTGCGCGTTTCGACGCCCCCGAGCAGCATCGAACGTTCCTCGGCCTCGGATTGACCGCGGACATATTGGTCGATCTGATCGGCGGTCTGGTCCCAATCGAATCCCTCGATCGGTTTGGCCGCTTCGTTGCGTAGCACCGCGTCGAGTTTGCGGTAGCGGTCGAGCATCTGCTGCGCGATCGGTTCGCGACGCACCTCGCCCGGCAGCGACACTTCGTCCGTGTCTTCGTCGGCGAGCTGCGCGATGCTGAACTCCCACCGCTCTTCGGGCGGCAGGTCGTCGGGAAGCTCATCTTCCCACGGGATGTCGGTGTTCCAGCCAGCCATTACACGTCACTTTCCAGTATCGGCGTACATTACAGAAGGTCTTCCAGCATGCCTTTGAGTTTTTTACGTGCTTGGAAGACGTGCCATTTCACCGCTTCGACCGAGCAGTCCAGTTGCTCGGCGACTTCTTTTTGCGGCAGGCCCTCCAACGTGAAGAGCACCAACGCCGCCCGCTGCTTCTCCGGCAGCTCGTTGAGGGCGGCCTGCAGGCGGTCGCCCAGTTCCTTGCCCTGTGCCGCGCGGACCGGGTCGGGGCTTTTGCCGGTCGTCTCGCCGTCGGCGCTGCGGCCGTGGGTGATGCCGAAGCCCACATCGTCGAGGTCCGCCGTCTGCCGCAGGGCTCGTCCCCGGCGGTAGTTCAGCGAGAGGTTGCTCACGATCCGCATGAGCCAACCCCCGAACGCCCCGGGGCGTTCGAGCGAGTCGAGTGATTTGAACGCCTTGAGAAACGCATCTTGCGTGACCTCCAGGGCGTCCTCCCGATTACCCAGCAGCCGGTAACTGACGGCGACCGCTTTCTTCTGATGTCGCCGGATGAGCCGGCCGAACGCGTCCTGATCGCCGTTTTGCGCCGCTTGAACCAGTGGAATATCAGCGTCGCCCGGACGATCATCGGGGCGTTCCTCTGGTGGGGAGACACCGTCGCTCGCGTCAGGTTGGCGAAGAAATCTGAACACCGATGTCCATTTCTAGCCGGAACCGGTCGGTGCGGCCAATGCACGGCGGGGAAATGAGTTAGCCGAGCAGGGTCCGAACAAAACTTCCCGCAGCGGCGGCCGGGTCGGGGGTGTCGGTCATCGCCTTGACCAAGGCGCTGCCGACGATGGCCCCGTCGGCGACCTCGTTGACGGCCGCGACCTGCTCGACGTTGCCGATGCCGAAGCCGACGCAGACGGGCGTGTCGGTCATTTGCTTCAGTTCCCGCACGTTCTCGGCCAGATTCTCGGGCAATCGGTCACGGGCGCCGGTGATGCCCGCGACGCTGAGGTAGTAGACGAAACCCGAAGCGAGGTTGGCGATTTTCTCTCGCCGCGCTCTGGGCGTAGTCGGCGCGACCAAGAGGACGGTGTCAATTCCGGCCGCGCGGACGGTGTCGCAGACCGACTCGGCCTCGCCAAGCGGCAGGTCGGGGATGAGTAGGCCGGTGATGCCGGCGGCTTTGAGCTGATCACAGAACTTCGCCGGGCCGTGCCGGAAGACGACGCTGTGCGACACCATCGCCAACCGGGGCACGGTCGGCTCGACCGTTGCGACAGCGTCGAGCACCTTCTCCACCGTCGATCCTTCGGCCAGCGCATCGGTGTACGCCGACTGGATCGTCGGCCCGTCGGCGATCGGGTCGGAGAACGGAATGCCAATCTCGATCGCCGCCGCCCCGGCGTCGGTGACCTGCCGCACGGTTTCAGCCAACACGTCGACCGACGGATACCCCCCGGCGATGAACGGGATCAACGCGGGACGTTTGGACCGGATGGCTGGAGCGAGCGACACGGACGACAGTAGGTCGGCGTCAGTTGATCCACATCACGTCGCGTTGAGCTTTGCCCATGTACTGCGTCGGCCCCATGCCTTTCTGATTCTCGGCGCGTAGCTGTGTGATGCTCGGCCGTGGTGTCTGGCGGTTGAGCAGGTCGCCGTTGATGAGGTGCTCATGTTGTTCGGCGGCGAGGTGGTCGATGAGCAGTTGCCGCAGGCGGGTCGAATGCTCGCCGGTGAGGTTGTGCTCGTCGTTCGGATCAGTCTGCGTGTCGAAGGTCAGACTCCGGCCATCGTCGACGCAGTAGATGAACTTGTAGCGGCCGTCATGATACATGTGGGCATCGTCGATCTGGCCGTGAACGTGATGCTCGGGGAGTGAGTCGCCTCGGAGGATCGGGCCGATGTCGCGGCCGGTGACATGGTCGGGCACGTCGGCCCCGGCCGCTGTGCAAAGCGTCGGCAGGATGTCGGCCCACTCGACCAGATCCCGCCGTACCTGACCGACCTCGCCGGTGCCGGTGGGTGGTCGGATGATGAACGGCACCTTCGCGGAGTTTTCTAGGAACGTGCGTTTGCCGATCAGGCCGTGATCGCCCATCGCGTCGCCGTGGTCGCTGGTGTACAGGATGAGCGTGTCGTCGAGGTCGCCGTGGTACTGGAGCTGCGCGAGGATCCGGCCGATCTGGTGGTCCATGTTGGCGATCATGCCGAAGTACACCGCCCGCATGTGCCGAACCTCGGCCGGCGTCATCGGCTTCTTGTTGCCGATGTGGCGCATCTTCCAGATGTCCATCGGCTCGTCGTCGCTCTCGACCCAGGCGCCGGTGACCGCGTCATCAATGTCGGCGTCGCGGAACATCGAGTAGTACGGCTCGTGCACAATGAACGGCGGGTGCGGGTCCTGGAAGCTGACCCACAGTGCGAACGGGTCGGCCCGCTCGCGTGTTTCGATGAAGTCGCACGCGCGGTCGGCGAGCCAGTTGGTGCTGTGCAGGTGTGGCGGGAAAGGGCTGAGGCTCGGTGCCGGTTCGTTGTAGCCGAGCCCTGCGAGCATGCCCGGCCGACCGGTCTCGATGAGCTGCTGGCGTCGCAGCCTCGCGAGCCAAGTGACGTGCTCAAAGCCGCCGCGGCAGTCGACTTCGGTGTTCCAGTGAGTTTTGCCGACGAGTTCGGTCTGATAACCGGCGGCGGTGAGCAGGCCGCCGAGCATGTGCCGGCGTTCGACATCGACACGGAACGCCTCGCTGTAAGAGCAGCAGCCGTTCTCGTGCGCCCGCCGTCCGGTGATGAAGGTGGTCCGTGCCGGGATGCAGACCGGGCAATCGACGTAGGCGTTGTCGAACCGCGTGCCCTGGTGCGCGAGCAGGTCGAGGTGGGGCGTATTGAGGCACGAATGCCCGGCGTGGCCCAGCGCGTCGGCGCGGTGCTGGTCGGACGTGATGAGAAGGATGTTGGGCCGATCGGGCATGGCGGCAGGGTAGCGGACGCCGCCGAACCTACTACGCGGCTTGGCGCTGTTCCTGGGCTTGCTGGCGTTGGGCGATGACGCCGTACCAGCCCAAGCCCTCGTAGGTTTCGTAGCCGGGCGTCTTGGCGAAGGCGATCAGATCCCCGTTG
This genomic window from Planctomycetota bacterium contains:
- a CDS encoding Minf_1886 family protein, translated to MPSDEVHEQMPDAEPGSADAAVGGATDAAIHSAITEPRELTLSDIAQNSPFAVEAFAFLQRGLARVVEQTHGNLDDDEPHHVHGRDLCFGLRDLALEEFGPFAGNVLSHWGITQTSEFGEMVYLLVAYDVLAVSDDDRPEDFRDVYAFADAFG
- a CDS encoding RNA polymerase sigma factor; this translates as MFRFLRQPDASDGVSPPEERPDDRPGDADIPLVQAAQNGDQDAFGRLIRRHQKKAVAVSYRLLGNREDALEVTQDAFLKAFKSLDSLERPGAFGGWLMRIVSNLSLNYRRGRALRQTADLDDVGFGITHGRSADGETTGKSPDPVRAAQGKELGDRLQAALNELPEKQRAALVLFTLEGLPQKEVAEQLDCSVEAVKWHVFQARKKLKGMLEDLL
- the trpA gene encoding tryptophan synthase subunit alpha, whose amino-acid sequence is MSLAPAIRSKRPALIPFIAGGYPSVDVLAETVRQVTDAGAAAIEIGIPFSDPIADGPTIQSAYTDALAEGSTVEKVLDAVATVEPTVPRLAMVSHSVVFRHGPAKFCDQLKAAGITGLLIPDLPLGEAESVCDTVRAAGIDTVLLVAPTTPRARREKIANLASGFVYYLSVAGITGARDRLPENLAENVRELKQMTDTPVCVGFGIGNVEQVAAVNEVADGAIVGSALVKAMTDTPDPAAAAGSFVRTLLG
- a CDS encoding sulfatase-like hydrolase/transferase: MPDRPNILLITSDQHRADALGHAGHSCLNTPHLDLLAHQGTRFDNAYVDCPVCIPARTTFITGRRAHENGCCSYSEAFRVDVERRHMLGGLLTAAGYQTELVGKTHWNTEVDCRGGFEHVTWLARLRRQQLIETGRPGMLAGLGYNEPAPSLSPFPPHLHSTNWLADRACDFIETRERADPFALWVSFQDPHPPFIVHEPYYSMFRDADIDDAVTGAWVESDDEPMDIWKMRHIGNKKPMTPAEVRHMRAVYFGMIANMDHQIGRILAQLQYHGDLDDTLILYTSDHGDAMGDHGLIGKRTFLENSAKVPFIIRPPTGTGEVGQVRRDLVEWADILPTLCTAAGADVPDHVTGRDIGPILRGDSLPEHHVHGQIDDAHMYHDGRYKFIYCVDDGRSLTFDTQTDPNDEHNLTGEHSTRLRQLLIDHLAAEQHEHLINGDLLNRQTPRPSITQLRAENQKGMGPTQYMGKAQRDVMWIN